One part of the Corynebacterium aurimucosum ATCC 700975 genome encodes these proteins:
- the pcrA gene encoding DNA helicase PcrA: MNNNSPFRPRSSSAPSTDASAGGFSPVPGPNADTPSGQASDPLLEGLNPQQEEAVTHSGSPLLIVAGAGSGKTAVLTRRIAYLMRERGVAPWQILAITFTNKAAAEMKERVGQLVGPVAERMWVSTFHSICVRILRNNAQLVPGLNTNFTIYDGDDARRLLTMIAKDMQLDLKKYSARVLANQISNRKNELISPEQARAEAERTKNPFEITVASVYEEYQRRLRAANSVDFDDLIGEVVRIFNQHPQVVEFYRRRFKHVLIDEYQDTNHAQYALVSALVGRGELPPDAPELCVVGDSDQSIYAFRGATIRNIQEFERDYPQAHTILLEQNYRSTQTILNAANAVIAKNEGRREKNLWTAHGQGEQIVGYVADNEHDEARYIASEIDSLADKGTAYSDIAVMYRTNNASRALEDIFVRSGIPYKVVGGTRFYERREIRDLVAYLRIMDNPDDTVSLRRIINVPKRAIGDKAQAQIALHAENLGVSFGAALRDAAAGKVAGLGTRAVNAVSKFNEMMEGVRAQIPGMVNEVTGQPDLGELLNALLDATGYRAELENSNDPQDGARLDNLNELVSVAREFSSEAANEMAFLGADAEEAPELSEGEAAPGSLQAFLEKVSLVADADQIPDHESGVVTLMTLHTAKGLEFPVVFLTGWEDGQFPHMRSLGDPKELSEERRLAYVGITRAREQLYLTRAILRSSWGNPVTNPASRFLAEVPEDLIDWRREEPDSSLSSAWGGDDSYQYGRTFGSDSGFFGSRGGGYGSRGAASSPSQRSRKPAPATSMPKNNHLNLVVGDRVNHAKYGLGTVIEASGTGARATVTVDFGSAGKVRLMLIGGVPMEKL; the protein is encoded by the coding sequence ATGAATAACAATTCTCCGTTTAGGCCCCGTTCTTCTTCCGCTCCTTCCACCGACGCCTCCGCCGGTGGTTTTTCCCCCGTGCCCGGACCCAACGCGGATACCCCTTCCGGTCAGGCTTCTGATCCGTTGCTGGAGGGATTAAACCCACAACAAGAAGAGGCCGTGACGCATTCGGGCTCACCGTTGCTCATCGTGGCCGGCGCGGGTTCGGGCAAGACCGCCGTGTTGACCCGCCGCATTGCATATCTCATGCGCGAGCGCGGGGTGGCTCCGTGGCAGATCCTCGCCATTACCTTTACTAATAAGGCAGCCGCGGAGATGAAGGAGCGCGTGGGCCAGCTTGTCGGGCCTGTGGCAGAACGAATGTGGGTGTCTACCTTTCACTCCATTTGCGTGCGCATCTTGCGCAATAACGCCCAACTGGTGCCGGGGTTGAATACCAATTTCACCATCTATGACGGCGATGATGCGCGTCGGCTGCTCACCATGATCGCCAAGGACATGCAGCTGGATCTCAAGAAATACTCGGCACGTGTTCTGGCGAATCAGATTTCCAACCGCAAGAATGAGCTCATCTCTCCGGAGCAGGCGCGCGCAGAGGCAGAGAGGACGAAGAATCCTTTCGAGATCACCGTGGCGAGCGTGTACGAGGAATATCAGCGCCGCCTGCGTGCCGCGAACTCGGTGGACTTCGATGACCTCATCGGGGAAGTGGTGCGCATCTTTAACCAGCACCCGCAGGTAGTGGAGTTTTATCGCCGCCGCTTTAAGCATGTGCTTATCGACGAATACCAGGACACCAACCACGCGCAGTACGCGCTTGTCTCGGCCTTGGTGGGCCGGGGCGAGCTGCCGCCGGATGCCCCGGAACTATGCGTGGTGGGTGATTCTGATCAGTCAATTTATGCCTTCCGTGGAGCCACCATCAGGAATATTCAGGAGTTCGAGCGGGACTACCCGCAGGCGCACACGATTCTGCTTGAGCAAAACTACCGTTCGACGCAGACCATCCTGAACGCGGCGAATGCGGTCATTGCGAAGAATGAGGGTCGCCGCGAGAAGAACCTGTGGACCGCCCACGGTCAGGGTGAGCAAATTGTCGGCTACGTGGCGGATAATGAGCACGACGAGGCGCGGTATATCGCCTCGGAAATTGATTCCTTGGCGGATAAAGGCACGGCCTATTCGGATATTGCGGTGATGTACCGCACCAACAATGCCTCCCGCGCGTTGGAGGATATTTTCGTGCGCTCGGGCATCCCGTACAAGGTGGTCGGTGGCACGCGTTTCTACGAACGCCGCGAGATCCGGGACCTGGTGGCCTACCTGCGCATCATGGATAATCCGGATGACACGGTGAGCTTGCGCCGCATTATCAACGTGCCGAAGCGCGCTATTGGTGACAAGGCACAGGCACAGATTGCTCTGCACGCGGAGAACCTTGGTGTTAGCTTTGGGGCTGCTCTCCGCGATGCGGCAGCGGGCAAGGTTGCCGGGCTTGGCACACGGGCAGTGAATGCCGTAAGCAAATTTAACGAGATGATGGAGGGCGTGCGCGCGCAGATTCCGGGCATGGTCAACGAAGTGACGGGTCAACCGGATTTGGGGGAGTTGCTCAACGCGCTTCTTGACGCCACCGGCTACCGCGCGGAGCTTGAAAACTCTAATGACCCGCAAGACGGGGCACGCCTCGACAACCTCAACGAGTTGGTGTCGGTGGCGCGCGAGTTCAGCTCTGAGGCGGCCAATGAGATGGCTTTCTTGGGTGCAGATGCAGAGGAAGCCCCGGAGCTCTCGGAAGGTGAAGCCGCGCCGGGCTCGCTTCAAGCCTTCCTTGAAAAGGTTTCGCTGGTGGCGGATGCTGACCAGATTCCGGATCATGAGTCTGGGGTAGTCACGTTGATGACCCTGCACACCGCGAAGGGCCTAGAGTTCCCCGTTGTCTTCCTCACCGGCTGGGAGGATGGCCAATTCCCGCACATGCGCTCCCTGGGGGACCCGAAGGAGCTCAGTGAGGAGCGCCGCCTTGCTTACGTAGGTATTACACGCGCTAGGGAACAGCTCTACCTCACGCGCGCTATTCTCCGCTCGTCCTGGGGTAACCCGGTGACGAACCCGGCCAGCCGCTTCCTCGCCGAGGTCCCAGAGGACCTCATCGACTGGCGCCGTGAAGAACCAGACAGCTCGCTGTCCAGCGCGTGGGGTGGAGATGATTCCTATCAATACGGGCGAACCTTCGGCTCAGATAGCGGGTTCTTTGGTTCCCGTGGGGGCGGCTATGGCTCGCGGGGCGCTGCGTCTTCCCCTTCGCAGCGCTCGCGCAAGCCAGCTCCGGCAACATCGATGCCGAAGAATAACCATCTCAATTTAGTTGTGGGGGACCGTGTCAACCACGCGAAGTACGGGCTGGGCACGGTCATCGAAGCCTCCGGTACCGGCGCGCGGGCGACGGTCACCGTGGACTTCGGTTCAGCGGGCAAGGTCCGCCTCATGCTCATCGGCGGTGTGCCGATGGAAAAGCTTTAA
- a CDS encoding M23 family metallopeptidase, protein MKRTLSALAAVAVTTATVTAPAFAAEPAASVDVSDGSSQGPTAGDIEVKEDSKADLFKAFSGLIVSTAGALNGASTPEINSTQDGFDIVLDPSSIPGLAEAFAPQGDHSGLTPMRGQDANGNTVVFPTSGTFTSGFGPRWGSFHNGIDVANPVGTPIYAVMDGEVISSGAAQGFGNWIRIQHDDGTITVYGHMPGDQLLVNVGDRVTAGDQISVIGNEGHSTGPHLHFEVHPGGGAAVDPVDWFSERGILI, encoded by the coding sequence ATGAAGCGCACGCTCAGCGCACTCGCCGCCGTGGCGGTCACCACCGCTACCGTGACGGCCCCAGCGTTCGCCGCCGAACCGGCAGCAAGCGTGGATGTCTCCGACGGGTCCTCCCAGGGCCCAACCGCCGGCGACATCGAAGTCAAGGAAGACTCCAAGGCCGACCTCTTCAAAGCATTCTCCGGGCTAATCGTTTCCACGGCCGGAGCCCTCAACGGGGCCTCCACCCCGGAAATCAACTCCACGCAGGACGGCTTCGATATCGTCCTCGATCCCTCCAGCATTCCTGGTCTCGCCGAGGCCTTCGCCCCACAGGGCGATCACTCCGGTCTCACCCCTATGCGCGGCCAGGATGCCAACGGTAATACCGTGGTCTTTCCGACCTCCGGTACTTTCACCTCTGGCTTTGGCCCACGGTGGGGTTCCTTCCACAACGGCATCGATGTAGCGAACCCAGTCGGCACGCCCATCTACGCCGTCATGGACGGAGAGGTCATCTCCTCCGGCGCAGCCCAGGGCTTCGGCAACTGGATCCGCATCCAGCACGACGACGGCACCATCACCGTCTACGGCCACATGCCCGGCGATCAGCTCTTGGTCAACGTCGGTGACCGAGTCACGGCCGGCGACCAGATCTCCGTCATCGGCAACGAGGGCCACTCCACCGGCCCACACCTGCACTTCGAAGTGCACCCGGGCGGCGGCGCGGCCGTTGATCCGGTGGATTGGTTCAGCGAGCGCGGCATCCTCATCTAA
- a CDS encoding chorismate mutase: MSASQSGPPGSGLGPEHQDPNVVDNGLDIRMPSGTDDPLSDAEIQRYREEINRLDRVILDAIKRRTDISRTIGKTRMSSGGTRLVHTREIAILNEFRSELGEEGPAIASALLRLGRGKLG; encoded by the coding sequence ATGAGCGCTTCACAATCTGGCCCCCCTGGCTCGGGCTTGGGCCCCGAACACCAAGACCCCAACGTCGTGGACAACGGCCTCGATATTCGTATGCCCTCGGGCACCGATGATCCACTGAGCGATGCCGAGATTCAGCGCTACCGCGAAGAAATCAACCGCCTCGACCGCGTTATTCTCGACGCCATCAAGCGCCGCACCGATATTTCCCGCACCATTGGTAAGACGCGCATGAGCTCAGGTGGTACCCGTTTGGTGCATACCCGCGAAATCGCTATCCTCAACGAATTCCGCAGCGAGTTGGGCGAGGAAGGCCCCGCCATTGCCTCTGCCCTGCTGCGATTGGGACGCGGCAAGCTTGGCTAG
- a CDS encoding HNH endonuclease signature motif containing protein translates to MGDLETYFSYRNSGISLVELAVGGEKRLRALGASPADAAELARLNHIYFGATKFTGKQRQARARAAEQRHDLATLSLIESYTKKLKNQLHAWNLRVKLAGTPAHNIPAVAAKRLKELKPKRVPTPGVRMTYRADGPHSLTITDDPMTVTEMRGVLESINQDNLLEAANHVFFTKSHGGTKPAVFTSVVVTLDKLDKIVSGDGDDIVLELTNGGRMTGTEFLNYKFAEIGYVTLIHPTIGPVWLHRMKRLAGFEQRMMASAEHPTCARKGCNKPADYAQVHHLIPWKAGGTTDPPNLTMLCAYHNGINDDDPEKPTGAGYVFRLRGDVDYIPPWGEPITAQVAYQTAQHGLGPPDS, encoded by the coding sequence ATGGGGGATTTAGAGACCTATTTCTCCTACCGCAACTCGGGGATTTCTTTGGTGGAGCTGGCGGTAGGAGGCGAGAAACGTTTACGCGCACTCGGCGCTTCGCCTGCTGACGCCGCCGAACTGGCACGCCTGAACCACATTTACTTCGGCGCCACGAAATTCACGGGTAAGCAACGACAAGCTCGAGCCCGAGCTGCCGAACAACGCCATGATCTGGCCACACTCAGCCTCATCGAGTCCTATACCAAGAAACTGAAGAATCAGCTGCATGCCTGGAACCTAAGGGTCAAGCTTGCCGGTACCCCAGCACACAACATCCCAGCCGTGGCGGCCAAGCGCTTAAAAGAGCTCAAGCCCAAACGCGTGCCCACACCTGGTGTGCGCATGACCTATCGCGCTGACGGTCCACACTCGCTGACCATTACCGATGACCCCATGACCGTGACCGAGATGCGCGGCGTGCTGGAATCCATCAACCAGGACAACCTGCTGGAAGCAGCCAATCACGTCTTCTTCACCAAGTCCCACGGCGGAACCAAACCAGCCGTATTCACCAGCGTGGTGGTGACCTTGGACAAGCTCGACAAGATTGTTAGCGGCGACGGCGATGACATCGTGCTCGAACTAACCAATGGTGGCCGAATGACCGGCACGGAGTTTTTGAACTACAAGTTTGCCGAGATCGGCTACGTCACCCTCATCCACCCCACCATCGGGCCGGTGTGGCTGCACCGCATGAAACGCCTAGCCGGGTTTGAGCAGCGCATGATGGCTAGTGCTGAGCATCCCACCTGTGCCAGGAAAGGATGTAATAAGCCTGCTGATTATGCCCAGGTGCACCACCTCATTCCGTGGAAAGCAGGAGGTACCACCGACCCGCCGAATCTGACGATGCTGTGTGCTTATCACAACGGCATTAACGATGATGACCCAGAGAAACCCACCGGGGCCGGCTATGTCTTCCGACTGCGCGGTGATGTGGACTACATCCCACCCTGGGGAGAACCAATCACCGCCCAGGTTGCCTATCAAACCGCGCAGCACGGACTTGGACCGCCCGACAGCTAA
- a CDS encoding trypsin-like serine protease yields MRFFSRLAPTLAAATSAFALTACSGSSSHVATITTTTLNLPAIGDSGRAQNSGTNRGSEEVLDSDSLWDNTTEIPQAERPDPRVDLAQPEAAEYFMTAGVLTPGVAIYNADSSGRCSAGHFVGDGERLFILTAGHCGDQGDTFFYKDRAGDNVKIGEMVLEARNTNTDRINSADIALIEVSNPAAQVSTSPALNAPLAGWMPLEDVALTKPTICRAGSTRGVSCGNFIDRHEDQGLFTFGNDSAPGDSGGPVYASIDGKLWAVGVLSFGNDQDPSDVEVGAMEIGNTMKQFDLKLYA; encoded by the coding sequence ATGCGCTTTTTCTCTCGTCTCGCTCCAACTCTCGCCGCAGCTACTTCCGCCTTCGCGCTGACCGCCTGCAGCGGTTCTTCCTCCCACGTCGCTACCATCACCACCACAACCCTGAACCTTCCTGCCATCGGTGATTCCGGCCGCGCACAGAACTCCGGAACAAATAGGGGTTCGGAAGAAGTCCTCGACAGCGATTCTCTCTGGGATAACACCACTGAAATCCCCCAGGCGGAACGCCCCGATCCCCGCGTGGATCTGGCCCAACCGGAGGCAGCTGAGTACTTCATGACGGCTGGTGTTCTCACTCCGGGGGTCGCAATTTACAACGCAGACAGCAGCGGACGATGCTCCGCTGGTCATTTCGTTGGCGACGGCGAGCGCCTCTTTATCCTCACCGCCGGCCACTGCGGGGATCAAGGCGACACCTTTTTCTACAAGGATCGCGCTGGAGACAACGTGAAGATCGGCGAGATGGTGTTAGAGGCCCGCAATACCAATACGGACAGGATTAACTCAGCCGACATCGCGCTCATCGAGGTCTCCAACCCAGCCGCCCAAGTCTCGACGTCACCTGCTCTGAACGCGCCTTTGGCAGGATGGATGCCCCTTGAGGACGTTGCTTTGACGAAGCCCACAATTTGCCGCGCCGGCTCCACGCGAGGAGTCTCCTGTGGCAACTTCATCGACCGCCACGAGGATCAAGGGCTGTTTACTTTCGGCAATGACAGCGCCCCGGGAGATAGTGGCGGACCAGTCTATGCTTCCATCGACGGCAAGCTCTGGGCCGTTGGTGTGCTGTCCTTCGGCAACGACCAGGATCCCTCTGACGTCGAAGTGGGCGCCATGGAGATCGGAAACACGATGAAGCAATTCGATTTAAAGCTCTACGCCTAG
- the pgi gene encoding glucose-6-phosphate isomerase, producing the protein MDITAQPQWAALTSLFESKKDLNLRELFANSTSRAADFSFDAAGLHVDLSKNLIDEEVLNALVDLARAADVEGRRDAMFAGEHLNNTEDRAVLHTALRLPVEKDLSVDGQDVAADVHETLGRMRDFATALRSGTWLGHTGHTIKKVVNIGIGGSDLGPAMAAKALRSYEVAGISAEFVSNVDPADLAATLDGLDAGSTLFIVASKTFTTQETLANAHAARRWLIEQFDGDESAVAKHFVAVSTNAEKVAEFGIDTQNMFGFWNWVGGRYSVDSAIGLSLMCTIGPLDFMRFLEGFHAMDEHFRTAPLEQNVPALMGLLGVWYSNFFGAQTHAVLPYSEDLGRFPAYLQQLTMESNGKSVRRDGTAVSAGTGEIYWGEPGTNGQHAFFQLMHQGTKLIPADFIGFARPKEDFPTADGTGSMHDLLMGNFFAQTKVLAFGKTAEEIAAEGVDDALVPHKVMPGNRPSTTILAEELTPQTLGALIALYEHIVFTQGIIWDINSFDQWGVELGKQQANDLAPAVSGKEEAASGDVSTDALISWYRNHR; encoded by the coding sequence ATGGACATCACCGCTCAGCCGCAGTGGGCCGCGCTCACCTCGCTTTTTGAGAGCAAAAAGGACCTCAACCTGCGTGAGCTTTTTGCCAACTCCACTTCCCGCGCCGCAGATTTTTCTTTCGATGCTGCGGGCCTGCACGTGGATCTGTCAAAGAATCTCATCGATGAGGAAGTCCTCAACGCACTGGTGGACCTCGCCCGCGCCGCCGACGTCGAGGGACGCCGCGATGCCATGTTCGCCGGCGAGCATCTCAACAACACTGAGGACCGCGCCGTGCTGCACACCGCGCTGCGCCTGCCTGTTGAAAAAGATTTGAGCGTGGACGGCCAGGACGTCGCTGCCGACGTCCACGAAACTTTAGGCCGCATGCGCGACTTCGCCACCGCGCTGCGCTCCGGCACGTGGCTGGGACATACGGGCCACACCATCAAGAAGGTGGTCAACATCGGCATCGGCGGCTCCGACTTGGGCCCGGCCATGGCCGCGAAGGCCCTGCGCTCCTACGAAGTAGCGGGCATTAGCGCAGAGTTCGTCTCCAACGTCGACCCGGCAGATCTCGCCGCAACTCTCGACGGCCTCGACGCAGGCTCCACCCTCTTCATCGTCGCTTCCAAGACCTTCACCACTCAGGAAACCCTGGCCAACGCTCACGCCGCGCGCCGCTGGCTGATTGAGCAGTTTGATGGTGACGAGTCGGCCGTCGCCAAGCACTTCGTTGCGGTCTCCACCAACGCGGAGAAGGTCGCGGAGTTCGGCATCGACACCCAGAACATGTTCGGGTTCTGGAACTGGGTGGGCGGACGCTACTCCGTCGATTCCGCCATCGGCCTGTCCCTGATGTGCACCATCGGCCCCCTGGACTTCATGCGTTTCCTCGAAGGCTTCCACGCCATGGATGAGCACTTCCGCACCGCTCCTCTGGAGCAGAACGTGCCGGCTCTGATGGGCCTGCTCGGCGTGTGGTACTCCAACTTCTTCGGTGCGCAGACCCACGCGGTGCTGCCTTACTCCGAGGACCTCGGCCGCTTCCCTGCCTACCTGCAGCAGCTCACCATGGAATCCAACGGCAAGTCCGTGCGCCGTGATGGCACCGCAGTCAGCGCCGGGACCGGTGAAATCTACTGGGGTGAGCCGGGCACCAACGGCCAGCACGCTTTCTTCCAGCTCATGCACCAGGGCACCAAGCTCATCCCGGCGGACTTCATCGGCTTTGCCCGCCCGAAGGAGGACTTCCCCACTGCCGACGGCACCGGCTCGATGCATGACCTGCTCATGGGTAACTTCTTCGCGCAGACCAAGGTTCTGGCCTTTGGCAAGACCGCTGAGGAAATCGCCGCTGAGGGCGTGGACGACGCCCTCGTGCCGCACAAGGTTATGCCGGGCAACCGCCCGTCCACCACCATTCTGGCGGAGGAGCTCACCCCGCAGACCCTCGGCGCGCTCATCGCACTCTACGAGCACATCGTCTTCACCCAGGGCATCATCTGGGATATCAACTCCTTCGACCAGTGGGGCGTGGAGCTGGGCAAGCAGCAAGCTAATGACCTAGCACCAGCAGTCTCCGGCAAGGAGGAAGCCGCATCCGGCGACGTTTCCACCGATGCTCTCATCAGCTGGTACCGCAACCACCGTTAA